The Kribbella sp. NBC_00662 nucleotide sequence GGTCCGGCTCCAGCAACGACCCACGCCGCCGCAGGTCGGGCCACTGCCCCTCCTGCACCGACGCCACCACGACGAGTCGCCATTGCAGACCCTTCGACCGGTGCGCTGTCATCAGCTGTACGCCGGCCTCGCGGTACGTGCCGTCGAACCGGTTGTCCGCCGCGATGTCCAGCGACTCCAACTCCGACAGGAACGCCGACACACCCTTGAACCCGACCTGCTCCTCGGCCCGGCTCGCCGCGTCGAACAACGCACACAACGAATCCAGATCCCGGTTCGCCGTTCGGGCAATCTCGCCACCCGATCCGGCCTGCCCGCGCAACCGCCGCAACCACGGCGACTCGGACCACAGCGACCACATCACCTCGTCCGGCGCGGCACCCGCGGTCACGATGTTCCTTGCCTTCAGCAACCGCTCTCCCAGGGCCGCGAACCGCGCCTCGGCCGGCGACGCCTCTTCGTCGAGCAGCAGCGGATTCATCAACGCTTCCCGCAGCAGCTCGTCCGACGAGCGCGGCAACCGCTGACCGCCCGCGGCATCCCGATCCCGCCGTCTCAGCACCCGGGCCAGCCGCCGCAGCTGCCCCGCATCCATCGCCCCCAACGGCGACAACGCCAGCGCCCGTACGACGTCGACGGTCAGCGTCTCCGGATCGGCCACCGCCCGCAACGCGAGCAACATCGGCCGTACGGCGGGCTCACGCGACAGCGGCAACTCGTCACCCGCGACGTCCACCGGGATCCCCGCCGCGGACAGCGCACGCCGCAGCGGCGGGATAGAACGGCTGCCGGACCGCACCAGCACCGCCATCTCGTGCCACCCGACGCCGTCCTGCACATGCGCACGCCGCAGCAGATCCGCGATGTGCTCTAGCTCGGCGCCGCTGGTCGAGTAAAGGTTCGCCTCGACCTTCCCCGGGCCGAAAACACACGACGACGCGTCCGGGTTGCGGAACCGCTCGAACGTCTCCCGGTCGAGCGATCCCGGCACGCCGAGCCGGTTCACGACATTGCGCGACACGCGCTGCAGCGTCGTACCGAAGCGGCGCGTCGTCCCCAACGCGATCTGTGCAGCGTCGGAACCGTCACGGTTCCGGAACTCGTCGGCGAACCGCAGCAGACCGCGGACGTCGGCTCCGCGGAAGGTGTAGATCGATTGGTCCGGATCACCGACGACGACCAGGTCCCGGCCGTCACCGGCGATCGCCTGCAACAGCTTGGTCTGACCGGGATCGGTGTCCTGGTACTCGTCGACGAACACGGCCTTGAACTCGGCTCGCAACTTGGCCTGCACCGACGGCTGCTGCGCGAGGATCACCGCGCGGTGGATGAGCTCGGAGTAGTCCAGCACCTGCTCGGCATCGAGGACCTGCAGATACTCCTCGAAGAAGTCGCCGACCGCCACCCACTCTGCCCGCTCCGCCGAACGGCCGATCTCCGAAAGGTCCTCCGGGTCGAGGCCGAGCTGCCGCGCCTTGCCGATGACGGCCTGCACCTCGTCGGTGAAACCGCGCGTCTTCAACGCCGGATGCAGACTGCCGGGCCAGTGCACCGCACCGACCTCACGGCTGCCTGACAACGCCTCGCTCAACCGCAACGACTGCTCCGGCCCGGACGGCAGTCGCAGCGGCACGTCGAACGCGTCGGCCGGAGTGAACCGGCGAAGCAACGCGTAGCAGAAAGCATGGAACGTCATCGACGGCATCACCCGCGTCGTCCGCCCGAGCCGGCCGGTGATGCGATCCCGGAGCTCGGTCGCCGCCTTCCGCCCGAAGGTCAGCACGAGCACCTCGTCCGGGCTCAGGCCGCGATTGCGGACCCGGTCGACGACGGCCTCCACCAACGTCGTCGTCTTCCCGGTCCCGGGGCCGGCGAGCACCAGCAAGGGCCCGCCGGGGTGATCCACGACCGCCTGCTGATCAGCATCCAGGACAGGCGCCTCCGCGCTGCGCCGCTCGGCCCGGACCAGTCGATACCGGGACCCCTGTCTGTTGACCATCGCCCCATCTCAACAGACCCCACCGACAATCTGCGACGAGCCACCCCGCGCCCCGGCCCGATAGCCGGAAACCGGACAGGACGTCGTAGCCGCGCGATAACTTTCCGCACCCGGAACGCATCGAGTACCTCGGAAGCGACACCAACTATGAGGAGCACCGAATGAGGACGATGCGACGCACGGCCGCCCTCCTGGGGGCGGCTGTTCTGCTGGCAGGTCTCGGGACCGCCACTGCCTCCGCGGCGAAGACATCGAACCCGAAGATCCAGTCGATCTGTTCACTGGACCTCGGCTCGATCACCGCGGACGGCCACTATGTCGACCAGGTTCTGTCCGCCGCCAGCCCGCCAGTTGCGAGCGAACGCCGGGTCGGTCCGAAGATCGCCGAGCCGGGTGAGACCCGGGCCAGCGCGACCTGGGAGTTCAAGCCCGAGCCCGAGGGTGGCAGCTCCGACAGCGGGTACGCGCTGTACGGCGACACGCTCTACAGCACGGTCATCAACAACGTGCCGGACGGACCG carries:
- a CDS encoding ATP-dependent helicase — protein: MVNRQGSRYRLVRAERRSAEAPVLDADQQAVVDHPGGPLLVLAGPGTGKTTTLVEAVVDRVRNRGLSPDEVLVLTFGRKAATELRDRITGRLGRTTRVMPSMTFHAFCYALLRRFTPADAFDVPLRLPSGPEQSLRLSEALSGSREVGAVHWPGSLHPALKTRGFTDEVQAVIGKARQLGLDPEDLSEIGRSAERAEWVAVGDFFEEYLQVLDAEQVLDYSELIHRAVILAQQPSVQAKLRAEFKAVFVDEYQDTDPGQTKLLQAIAGDGRDLVVVGDPDQSIYTFRGADVRGLLRFADEFRNRDGSDAAQIALGTTRRFGTTLQRVSRNVVNRLGVPGSLDRETFERFRNPDASSCVFGPGKVEANLYSTSGAELEHIADLLRRAHVQDGVGWHEMAVLVRSGSRSIPPLRRALSAAGIPVDVAGDELPLSREPAVRPMLLALRAVADPETLTVDVVRALALSPLGAMDAGQLRRLARVLRRRDRDAAGGQRLPRSSDELLREALMNPLLLDEEASPAEARFAALGERLLKARNIVTAGAAPDEVMWSLWSESPWLRRLRGQAGSGGEIARTANRDLDSLCALFDAASRAEEQVGFKGVSAFLSELESLDIAADNRFDGTYREAGVQLMTAHRSKGLQWRLVVVASVQEGQWPDLRRRGSLLEPDRLGTDGLIDPLSAGVLLAEERRLFYVAITRARERLIVTAVQAPEADGDQPSRFLAELDIPLKLVAGRPRRPLSLPGLVADLRCVLADPSSSPALKRVAADRLAQLADAVDDREYALVPTADPSRWWGVRERTESALPIADPSQPVPLSGSALTTIVDCPLRWFLTRRAGGETPSTSALGFGSVLHALADAVATGTLPPSVDELNGWLDKVWTQLEFESAWISDRERAEAEQALRRFVAWHQGRPDRTLVGTEVEFDVLLPDEEKPAVRVKGRMDRVEKDPEGTVRVVDLKTGRTIPTKPALERHVQLAIYQRAINSRQMKKLGEDAVAGGAELVQLRHDDNGGFPKVQHQGPLEADDEGRTWLDEAVDDAESMIRTEQFTAQRNDGCNRCEARALCPIQPEGREIV